The following coding sequences lie in one Meles meles chromosome X, mMelMel3.1 paternal haplotype, whole genome shotgun sequence genomic window:
- the CMC4 gene encoding cx9C motif-containing protein 4 isoform X2, producing MPQKDPCQKQACEIQKCLQANNYMEAKCQAVIQELRKCCARYPKGRSLVCSGFEREEEEKPTLKPTSK from the exons ATGCCGCAGAAGGATCCGTGCCAGAAACAAGCCTGTGAAATACAGAAATGTTTACAAG CCAACAACTACATGGAAGCTAAGTGTCAGGCTGTCATCCAAGAACTGCGTAAGTGTTGCGCTCGATATCCTAAGGGAAGATCTCTCGTCTGTTCGGGAtttgaaagagaggaggaagaaaagccgACACTGAAGCCCACATCAAAGTAA
- the CMC4 gene encoding cx9C motif-containing protein 4 isoform X1 — protein sequence MCCLFALRNSPAFPSPILFLDMPQKDPCQKQACEIQKCLQANNYMEAKCQAVIQELRKCCARYPKGRSLVCSGFEREEEEKPTLKPTSK from the exons ATGTGTTGCTTATTTGCCCTGCGCAATTCAcctgccttcccttctcccatcct ttttctggATATGCCGCAGAAGGATCCGTGCCAGAAACAAGCCTGTGAAATACAGAAATGTTTACAAG CCAACAACTACATGGAAGCTAAGTGTCAGGCTGTCATCCAAGAACTGCGTAAGTGTTGCGCTCGATATCCTAAGGGAAGATCTCTCGTCTGTTCGGGAtttgaaagagaggaggaagaaaagccgACACTGAAGCCCACATCAAAGTAA
- the FUNDC2 gene encoding FUN14 domain-containing protein 2, translating to METSAPRAGSQLAAMTARHSAPYRAETLRVSSRDELAEMAASSQGNFEGNFESLDLAEFAKKQPWWRKLFGQESGPSAEKYSVATQLLIGGVTGWCTGFIFQKVGKLAATAVGGGFFLLQLANHTGYIKVDWQRVEKDMKKAKEQLKIRKSNQLSTEVRSKAEEVVSFVKKNVLVTGGFCGGFLLGMAS from the exons ATGGAAACATCTGCCCCACGTGCCGGAAGCCAGCTTGCGGCGATGACGGCGCGTCACTCCGCGCCCTACCGCGCCGAAACGCTGCGGGTGTCATCGCGAGACGAACTCGCCGAAATGGCCGCGTCCAGTCAAG GAAACTTTGAGGGAAATTTTGAGTCACTGGACCTTGCAGAATTTGCTAAAAAGCAGCCGTGGTGGCGCAAGCTGTTTGGGCAGGAGTCTGGGCCCTCGGCTGAAAAATACAGCGTGGCAACCCAGCTGCTAATTGGAGGTGTTACTGGATG GTGCACGGGTTTCATATTCCAGAAGGTTGGAAAGTTGGCTGCAACAGCCGTGGGAGGTGGATTTTTTCTCCTTCAG CTTGCGAACCATACTGGGTACATCAAGGTTGACTGGCAGCGAGTCGAGAAGGACATGAAGAAAGCCAAGGAGCAGCTGAAGATCCGTAAGAGCAACCAGCTGTCCACGGAGGtcagaagcaaagcagaggag gtagtgtcatttgtgaagaaGAACGTTCTAGTGACTGGAGGATTTTGTggaggctttctgcttggcatgGCATCCTAA
- the MTCP1 gene encoding protein p13 MTCP-1 — MAGEDVGAPPDHLWVHQEGIYRDEYQRTWVAVVEEETSSLRARVQQVQVPLGDAARPSHLLTSQLPLMWQLYPEERYMDNNSRLWQIQHHLMVRGVQELLLKLLPDD; from the exons ATGGCAGGAGAGGATGTGGGGGCTCCACCCGATCACCTCTGGGTTCACCAAGAGGGCATCTACCGCGACGAATACCAGCGCACATGGGTGGCCGTCGTGGAAGAG gAGACGAGTTCCCTAAGGGCACGAGTCCAGCAAGTTCAGGTTCCCTTAGGTGACGCAGCTAGACCAAGTCACCTCCTTACCTCCCAACTACCTCTCATGTGGCAACTCTACCCTGAGGAACGCTACATGGATAACAACTCTCGCTTGTGGCAGATCCAGCATCATTTAATG GTCAGGGGAGTACAGGAGCTGTTGCTTAAGCTTTTGCCTGATGATTAA